A single Streptomyces sp. Edi2 DNA region contains:
- a CDS encoding ROK family transcriptional regulator: METPGSQSSLHRANLERVVRAVRMAGSLTQAEIARSTGLSAATVSNIVRELKDGGTVEVTPTSAGGRRARSVSLSGDAGIVVGVDFGHSHLRVAVGNLAHQVLAEESEPIDVDASAAEGFDRAEELVNRLIAATGLDAGKVIGVGLGVPGPIDVESGTLGSTAILPGWSGTNPSQELSGRLGVPVYVDNDANLGALGELVWGGGRGAADLAYIKVASGVGAGLVISGQIYRGPGGTAGEIGHITLDESGPVCRCGNRGCLETFTAARYVLPLLQPSHGPDLTMARVVQLAREGDPGCRRVIADVGRHVGSGVANLCNLLNPSRVVLGGDLAEAGELVLAPIRESVSRYAIPSAARQLGVVPGTLGGRAEVLGALALVLSEMGDSTLLDGAQSPDAPALA; the protein is encoded by the coding sequence ATGGAGACTCCGGGGTCGCAGTCCTCGCTGCACCGGGCCAATCTGGAGCGGGTCGTACGTGCGGTGCGTATGGCGGGCTCCCTCACGCAGGCGGAGATCGCCCGGAGCACGGGGCTGTCCGCGGCCACCGTTTCCAACATCGTTCGTGAGTTGAAGGACGGCGGGACCGTCGAGGTGACCCCGACCTCGGCGGGCGGGCGGCGGGCGCGCAGCGTCTCCCTCTCCGGCGACGCGGGCATCGTCGTCGGGGTCGATTTCGGGCATTCCCATCTGCGGGTGGCGGTCGGCAACCTCGCCCACCAGGTGCTCGCCGAGGAATCCGAGCCGATCGATGTGGACGCCTCCGCCGCCGAAGGCTTCGACCGGGCGGAAGAGCTGGTCAACCGGCTGATCGCGGCCACCGGGCTCGACGCGGGCAAGGTCATCGGCGTCGGTCTGGGCGTACCGGGACCCATCGACGTCGAGTCCGGGACGCTGGGCTCGACGGCGATCCTGCCGGGCTGGTCAGGGACGAACCCCAGCCAGGAGCTGTCCGGGCGCCTCGGGGTGCCGGTCTACGTCGACAACGACGCCAACCTCGGCGCGCTGGGCGAGCTGGTGTGGGGCGGGGGCCGCGGGGCCGCCGATCTGGCGTACATCAAGGTCGCCAGCGGTGTCGGCGCGGGCCTGGTGATCAGCGGGCAGATCTACCGGGGGCCGGGCGGCACGGCGGGCGAGATCGGGCACATCACCCTGGACGAGTCCGGCCCGGTGTGCCGCTGCGGCAACCGCGGCTGCCTGGAGACCTTCACCGCGGCCCGCTATGTGCTCCCGCTGCTGCAGCCGAGCCACGGGCCCGACCTGACCATGGCGCGGGTGGTGCAGCTGGCCCGCGAGGGCGACCCGGGCTGCCGGCGGGTGATTGCGGACGTGGGCCGTCATGTCGGCAGTGGTGTGGCGAACCTGTGCAATCTGCTCAATCCCAGCAGGGTGGTGCTCGGCGGTGATCTCGCCGAGGCCGGTGAGCTGGTCCTGGCGCCGATCCGGGAATCGGTGTCGCGGTATGCGATCCCCAGTGCGGCACGGCAGTTGGGGGTCGTCCCCGGCACGCTCGGGGGCCGTGCGGAGGTGCTGGGCGCGCTGGCGCTGGTACTGAGCGAGATGGGCGATTCGACCCTGCTTGACGGGGCGCAATCCCCGGACGCTCCGGCCCTGGCGTGA
- a CDS encoding sugar ABC transporter permease: MKHGKYRFIAGFLVLPLAIYAIFVISPFVQAIYYSFTDWTGLSPDMKMVGFDNYARLFTDDVFWSAVGNSVTLLLLLPVVTLSLGLFFAFMLNVGGRRRKKAVIGGVRGSGTYKILYFFPQVLSVPIVALLFQFAYNPESGALNAFFKAIGLGNVQPDWLGDPQIALWCVMAAMVWANVGFYVVLFSAGMSSIPKDFYEAALLDGANRLNTFFRITLPLLWDTVQTGWIYMGILALDVSAFAFVQIMSVGPGGPDYSTEVLPLYVYQKTFRDGQAGYATAIGVSLLIVTLIFSAIVMRLGRRERLEF; encoded by the coding sequence ATGAAACACGGTAAGTACCGTTTCATCGCGGGGTTCTTGGTCCTCCCGCTGGCGATTTACGCGATCTTCGTGATCTCGCCGTTCGTGCAGGCCATTTACTACTCCTTCACGGACTGGACCGGACTGAGTCCGGACATGAAGATGGTCGGCTTCGACAACTATGCGCGCCTCTTCACGGACGATGTGTTCTGGTCCGCCGTGGGCAACAGTGTGACGCTGCTGCTGCTCCTGCCGGTGGTGACGCTCTCGCTCGGGCTCTTCTTCGCCTTTATGCTCAACGTCGGTGGCCGCCGCAGGAAGAAGGCGGTCATCGGCGGGGTGCGCGGCTCGGGCACCTACAAAATCCTCTACTTCTTCCCGCAGGTGCTGTCGGTCCCGATCGTCGCGCTGCTTTTCCAGTTCGCCTACAACCCGGAGAGCGGTGCGCTCAACGCCTTCTTCAAGGCGATCGGGCTCGGCAATGTGCAGCCGGACTGGCTGGGCGATCCGCAGATCGCGCTGTGGTGCGTCATGGCCGCGATGGTGTGGGCCAATGTCGGCTTCTACGTCGTGCTCTTCTCCGCGGGAATGAGCTCCATTCCCAAGGACTTCTACGAAGCCGCGCTGCTGGACGGCGCGAACCGCCTCAACACGTTCTTCCGGATCACCCTGCCGCTCTTGTGGGACACCGTCCAGACCGGCTGGATCTATATGGGCATCCTCGCCCTGGACGTGTCGGCCTTCGCGTTCGTGCAGATCATGAGTGTCGGTCCGGGCGGTCCCGACTATTCGACCGAGGTCCTTCCGCTGTACGTGTACCAGAAGACCTTCCGCGACGGTCAGGCCGGATACGCGACGGCCATCGGCGTTTCCCTGCTGATCGTGACCCTCATCTTCTCGGCCATCGTGATGCGGCTGGGACGACGCGAGCGACTGGAGTTCTGA
- the acnA gene encoding aconitate hydratase AcnA: MSANSFDARSTLQVGDESYEIFRLDKVEGAARLPYSLKVLLENLLRTEDGANITADHIRALSGWDSQAQPSQEIQFTPARVIMQDFTGVPCVVDLATMREAVKELGGDPAKINPLAPAELVIDHSVIADKFGTSDAFGQNVELEYGRNKERYQFLRWGQTAFDEFKVVPPGTGIVHQVNIEHLARTVMVRGGQAYPDTLVGTDSHTTMVNGLGVLGWGVGGIEAEAAMLGQPVSMLIPRVVGFKLTGELKPGTTATDLVLTITEMLRKHGVVGKFVEFYGEGVAATSLANRATIGNMSPEFGSTAAIFPIDDETLNYLRLTGRDAQQVALVEAYAKEQGLWLDPAAEPDFSEKLELDLSTVVPSIAGPKRPQDRIVLANAAQQFAVDVRNYVDDDEEAGKESFPASDAPASANGIPTNPVPVTAPDGSTYEIDHGAVTVAAITSCTNTSNPYVMVAAALVAKKAVEKGLTRKPWVKTTLAPGSKVVTDYFDKAGLTPYLDKVGFNLVGYGCTTCIGNSGPLPEEVSKAVNDHDLAVTSVLSGNRNFEGRINPDVKMNYLASPPLVVAYALAGSMKVDITKDALGVDQDGKPVHLADIWPTEAEVNDVVANAIGEDMFNKSYQDVFAGDAQWQALPIPTGNTFEWDAESTYVRKPPYFEGMTMETTPVSDISGARVLAKLGDSVTTDHISPAGAIKADTPAGQYLTEHGVERRDFNSYGSRRGNHEVMIRGTFANIRLRNQIAPGTEGGFTRDFTQDGAPVSFIYDASQNYQAAGTPLVILAGKEYGSGSSRDWAAKGTALLGVKAVIAESYERIHRSNLIGMGVLPLQFPEGASAEALGLTGEETFSFSGVTELNEGTTPRTVKVTTDSGVEFDAVVRIDTPGEADYYRNGGIMQYVLRSLIRK, encoded by the coding sequence GTGTCGGCGAACAGCTTCGACGCCCGCAGCACGCTGCAGGTGGGCGACGAGTCGTACGAGATCTTCCGGCTGGACAAGGTCGAAGGCGCCGCGCGTCTTCCCTACAGCCTGAAGGTGCTGCTGGAGAACCTGCTCCGTACCGAGGACGGCGCGAACATCACCGCCGACCACATCCGAGCGCTCAGCGGCTGGGACTCGCAGGCCCAGCCCAGCCAGGAGATCCAGTTCACGCCGGCCCGCGTGATCATGCAGGACTTCACCGGCGTGCCCTGTGTCGTGGACCTCGCGACCATGCGTGAGGCCGTGAAGGAGCTGGGCGGCGACCCGGCGAAGATCAACCCGCTGGCGCCCGCCGAGCTGGTCATCGACCACTCCGTCATCGCCGACAAGTTCGGCACGAGCGACGCCTTCGGCCAGAACGTCGAGCTGGAGTACGGCCGCAACAAGGAGCGCTACCAGTTCCTGCGCTGGGGCCAGACCGCCTTCGACGAGTTCAAGGTCGTCCCGCCCGGCACCGGCATCGTCCACCAGGTGAACATCGAGCACCTGGCCCGTACGGTCATGGTCCGCGGCGGCCAGGCCTACCCCGACACCCTCGTCGGTACCGACTCGCACACCACCATGGTCAACGGCCTCGGCGTGCTGGGCTGGGGCGTCGGCGGCATCGAGGCCGAGGCCGCGATGCTCGGCCAGCCGGTCTCCATGCTCATCCCGCGCGTCGTCGGCTTCAAGCTGACCGGTGAGCTCAAGCCCGGCACCACCGCCACCGACCTCGTGCTGACCATCACCGAGATGCTGCGCAAGCACGGTGTCGTCGGCAAGTTCGTCGAGTTCTACGGCGAGGGCGTCGCCGCCACCTCGCTGGCCAACCGCGCCACCATCGGCAACATGTCGCCGGAGTTCGGCTCCACCGCCGCGATCTTCCCGATCGACGACGAGACCCTGAACTACCTCCGTCTGACCGGCCGCGACGCCCAGCAGGTCGCGCTCGTCGAGGCGTACGCCAAGGAGCAGGGCCTCTGGCTCGACCCGGCCGCCGAGCCCGACTTCTCCGAGAAGCTGGAGCTGGACCTCTCCACGGTCGTCCCGTCGATCGCCGGTCCGAAGCGCCCGCAGGACCGCATCGTCCTCGCGAACGCCGCGCAGCAGTTCGCCGTCGACGTGCGCAACTACGTCGACGACGACGAGGAGGCGGGCAAGGAGTCCTTCCCCGCGTCCGACGCGCCGGCCTCCGCCAACGGCATCCCGACGAACCCGGTCCCCGTGACCGCCCCCGACGGCTCGACCTACGAGATCGACCACGGTGCGGTGACGGTCGCGGCCATCACCTCCTGCACCAACACCTCGAACCCGTACGTCATGGTCGCCGCCGCGCTGGTCGCGAAGAAGGCCGTGGAGAAGGGCCTGACCCGCAAGCCGTGGGTCAAGACCACCCTCGCCCCGGGCTCGAAGGTCGTCACCGACTACTTCGACAAGGCCGGGCTCACCCCGTACCTCGACAAGGTCGGCTTCAACCTCGTCGGCTACGGCTGCACCACCTGCATCGGCAACTCCGGCCCGCTGCCGGAGGAGGTCTCCAAGGCCGTCAACGACCACGACCTGGCCGTGACCTCGGTGCTCTCCGGCAACCGCAACTTCGAGGGCCGGATCAACCCCGACGTCAAGATGAACTACCTGGCGTCCCCGCCGCTGGTCGTCGCGTACGCGCTGGCGGGCTCCATGAAGGTGGACATCACCAAGGACGCGCTCGGCGTGGACCAGGACGGCAAGCCGGTCCACCTGGCCGACATCTGGCCGACCGAGGCCGAGGTCAACGACGTCGTGGCCAACGCCATCGGCGAGGACATGTTCAACAAGTCCTACCAGGACGTCTTCGCGGGTGACGCCCAGTGGCAGGCGCTGCCGATCCCGACCGGCAACACCTTCGAGTGGGACGCCGAGTCGACCTACGTCCGCAAGCCCCCGTACTTCGAGGGCATGACGATGGAGACCACCCCGGTCTCGGACATCTCCGGCGCCCGCGTGCTGGCGAAGCTGGGCGACTCGGTCACCACCGACCACATCTCCCCGGCCGGTGCGATCAAGGCCGACACCCCCGCCGGCCAGTACCTCACCGAGCACGGCGTCGAGCGTCGTGACTTCAACTCCTACGGCTCGCGCCGGGGTAACCACGAGGTCATGATCCGCGGCACCTTCGCCAACATCCGCCTGCGCAACCAGATCGCGCCGGGCACCGAGGGCGGCTTCACCCGCGACTTCACCCAGGACGGCGCCCCGGTGTCGTTCATCTACGACGCCTCGCAGAACTACCAGGCTGCCGGCACCCCGCTGGTCATCCTGGCCGGCAAGGAGTACGGCTCCGGCTCGTCCCGCGACTGGGCCGCCAAGGGCACCGCGCTGCTCGGCGTCAAGGCCGTCATCGCCGAGTCCTACGAGCGCATCCACCGCTCGAACCTCATCGGCATGGGCGTCCTGCCGCTGCAGTTCCCGGAGGGCGCGTCCGCCGAGGCGCTGGGCCTGACCGGCGAGGAGACCTTCTCCTTCTCCGGCGTGACCGAGCTGAACGAGGGCACCACGCCGCGCACGGTCAAGGTGACCACCGACAGCGGCGTCGAGTTCGACGCGGTCGTCCGCATCGACACCCCCGGCGAGGCGGACTACTACCGCAACGGCGGCATCATGCAGTACGTGCTGCGCTCGCTGATCCGCAAGTGA
- a CDS encoding carbohydrate ABC transporter permease produces MSAQTDPADLPGVTKEQGPAAAAPGVPGPRRGQVGKDGARADGNSSEGKVLNVFSHGVLVIWGLLVTMPLLWAVVSSFKDDSEIFGSPWGLPSVLHFDNWSRAWDKANMGQYFLNSLIVVGGSLIGTMLLGAMAAYVLARFDFPGNRFLYFLFVGGMGFPVILALVPLFFVMKNMALLDTYHGLILVYIAYSLPFTVFFLSGFFKTLPTSVAEAALIDGASHTRTFFQVMLPMAKPGLISVGIFNFLGQWNQYLLPTVLNVGDPDKKMLTQGLVALAVSQGYKGDWSGLFAGLTIAMLPVLAAYIIFQRQVVAGLTAGALK; encoded by the coding sequence ATGAGTGCGCAGACGGATCCCGCGGACCTCCCGGGTGTGACGAAGGAGCAGGGGCCCGCCGCCGCGGCCCCGGGAGTGCCCGGACCGCGGCGCGGACAGGTCGGCAAGGACGGCGCCCGCGCCGACGGCAACAGCAGCGAGGGCAAGGTCCTCAACGTCTTCTCGCACGGAGTCCTGGTGATCTGGGGCCTCTTGGTCACCATGCCGCTGCTGTGGGCGGTGGTGAGCTCCTTCAAGGACGACTCCGAGATCTTCGGCTCGCCCTGGGGGCTGCCCTCGGTCCTGCACTTCGACAACTGGTCACGCGCCTGGGACAAGGCGAACATGGGCCAGTACTTCCTCAACTCGCTGATCGTCGTGGGCGGTTCACTGATCGGCACGATGCTGCTGGGCGCGATGGCGGCGTATGTGCTGGCCCGCTTCGACTTCCCGGGCAACCGCTTCCTGTACTTCCTGTTCGTGGGCGGGATGGGCTTCCCGGTCATCCTGGCGCTGGTCCCGCTGTTCTTCGTCATGAAGAACATGGCGCTGCTGGACACCTACCACGGCCTGATCCTGGTCTATATCGCGTACTCGCTGCCGTTCACGGTCTTCTTCCTCAGCGGGTTCTTCAAGACGCTGCCCACCTCGGTGGCCGAGGCGGCGCTCATCGACGGTGCCTCGCACACCCGCACCTTCTTCCAGGTGATGCTGCCGATGGCCAAGCCCGGCCTGATCAGCGTCGGGATCTTCAACTTCCTCGGGCAGTGGAACCAGTACCTGCTGCCGACGGTGCTCAATGTCGGGGACCCGGACAAGAAGATGCTGACCCAGGGGCTGGTGGCGCTGGCGGTGAGTCAGGGCTACAAGGGGGACTGGTCCGGTCTGTTCGCGGGGCTGACGATCGCGATGCTGCCGGTGCTCGCCGCGTACATCATCTTCCAGCGGCAGGTGGTGGCCGGTCTGACCGCGGGCGCCCTCAAATAG
- the ngcE gene encoding N-acetylglucosamine/diacetylchitobiose ABC transporter substrate-binding protein, translating into MGSTSEFNRRDLVKRAAALGIIAVPSMGVLSACAGGGGGEDNKVEKGKKSAKNPLAVNESAGLDVVIFDGGFGDKYAKDAQGEYLKAFPKADGKVKLSSTQKIQSTLQPRFNGGNPPDLVDNSGAEQMDFGTLVAKDQLTDLTALLDAPSVDDPHKKVRETLRPGVVEMGQFGGKETWILYYAYTVYGVWYSKSNLQKLDAEYPETWDDMLALCAKAKKKGVAGWTYPGKYPYYLPFSLYSFIAKIGGEEVLRKIDNLEPNAWKDPAVKAAFDAYYELYKKGYVLKGSPGLDHLQSQKAWAEGKALFIPNGSWVENESAKQIAKNPQFDLSVGAPSSLSASDKMPFGTLWASGGEPYIVPRKAHNAEGGMELLRIMLSKKSSQNFIKQVSSLTSLNGGTEGLKLPPGLASAQVALQKAGQNIVNPRLQDWYVALQKERIGVGALGEMMAGRMTPDEAINKIQKYADDTRDDSSVKKYKR; encoded by the coding sequence ATGGGATCCACCTCTGAATTCAACCGTCGCGATCTGGTCAAGCGAGCCGCGGCCCTGGGGATCATCGCCGTACCGTCCATGGGGGTGTTGTCGGCGTGCGCCGGCGGCGGTGGCGGGGAAGATAACAAGGTGGAGAAAGGCAAGAAATCAGCCAAGAATCCGCTTGCGGTCAATGAGTCGGCCGGCCTCGATGTGGTCATCTTCGACGGCGGATTCGGCGACAAATACGCCAAGGACGCGCAGGGCGAGTACCTCAAGGCCTTCCCGAAGGCCGACGGCAAGGTCAAGCTCTCGTCGACCCAGAAGATCCAGTCGACGCTGCAGCCGCGCTTCAACGGCGGGAACCCGCCCGACCTCGTCGACAACTCCGGTGCGGAGCAGATGGATTTTGGCACGCTGGTGGCCAAGGACCAGCTGACCGACCTGACCGCGCTCCTCGATGCCCCCTCCGTCGACGATCCGCACAAGAAGGTGCGCGAGACCCTGCGCCCCGGTGTGGTCGAGATGGGGCAGTTCGGCGGCAAGGAAACCTGGATCCTCTACTACGCCTACACGGTCTACGGCGTCTGGTATTCCAAGAGCAATCTGCAGAAGCTGGATGCGGAATACCCGGAGACTTGGGACGACATGCTGGCCCTGTGCGCGAAGGCCAAGAAGAAGGGCGTCGCCGGCTGGACCTACCCGGGCAAGTACCCCTACTACCTGCCCTTCAGCCTGTACTCGTTCATCGCCAAGATCGGCGGTGAAGAGGTCCTGCGGAAGATCGACAATCTGGAGCCGAACGCCTGGAAGGACCCGGCGGTCAAGGCGGCCTTCGACGCCTATTACGAGCTCTACAAGAAGGGCTACGTCCTCAAGGGCTCGCCCGGCCTGGACCACCTGCAGTCGCAGAAGGCCTGGGCCGAGGGCAAGGCGCTGTTCATCCCCAACGGCTCCTGGGTGGAGAACGAGTCGGCCAAGCAGATCGCGAAGAACCCGCAGTTCGATCTCTCGGTCGGCGCCCCGTCCAGCCTGTCCGCCTCCGACAAGATGCCGTTCGGCACCCTCTGGGCCTCGGGCGGCGAGCCGTACATCGTGCCGCGGAAGGCCCACAACGCCGAGGGCGGTATGGAACTGCTGCGCATCATGCTCAGCAAGAAGTCCTCGCAGAACTTCATCAAGCAGGTCTCCTCCCTCACCTCGCTCAACGGCGGAACCGAGGGACTGAAGCTTCCGCCCGGTCTGGCATCCGCGCAGGTGGCGCTGCAGAAGGCCGGCCAGAACATCGTCAATCCGCGGTTGCAGGACTGGTATGTGGCGCTCCAGAAGGAGCGGATCGGTGTCGGTGCGCTGGGCGAGATGATGGCCGGCCGGATGACGCCCGACGAGGCCATCAACAAGATCCAGAAGTACGCGGACGACACCCGCGACGACTCCAGCGTCAAGAAGTACAAGCGCTGA
- a CDS encoding GH92 family glycosyl hydrolase has product MRIGYRHRPLRGITRPAALAAAALLVVTVPGPAQAAPPRKHRGATEFHSSFESGEPQPDWTDSVDTGPDGTPRASGVSPQTAPAAPGMTTRADTGPADSPTAKAHAGFSGTHALRYSGTHTADGHGYSYNKIFDVNVPVTSVTSLSYKIFPEMTKSDPDYPATHTAVDLAFTDGTYLSELSAVDQHGAPLTPQGQAASKTLYANQWNSRESRIGAVAAGKTVDRILVGYDAPRAPRTAPAFRGWVDDIALGPKAPERPLAHLSDYAVTTRGTLSSGSFSRGNTFPATAVPNGFNFWTPVTNAGSADWLYEYARKNNADNLPTLQAFSASHEPSPWMGDRQTFQVMPSAVAGTPDASRTGRALPFHHANETAKPHYYGVTFDNGLKTEITPTDHAALMRFTFPGDQASLIFDNVNNKGGLSLDTERGIVTGFSDVRSGLSVGATRLFVYGVFDAPVTGGGKLANGGCGVSRSSGAGACTGGKDVTGYLRFKPGSDRTVTMRIATSLISVDQARANLTREIPAGATFAGVRARAQSQWDDLLGRIEVQGASRDQLTTLYSNLYRLYLYPNSGFEKVGSRSRYASPFSPQTGQDTPTHTGSKIVDGEVYVNNGFWDTYRTTWPAYSLLTPKRAGKMVDGFVQQFKDGGWMSRWSSPGYADLMTGTSSDVAFADAYAKGVKFDAEAAYAAAVKNATVAPPNPGVGRKGMNTAPFLGYTSTDTREGMSWALEGYLNDFGIARMGKALYEKTKKPRYKEESAYFLGRAQNYVKLFDDKVGFFQGKDAQGRWRLPPDTFDPRVWGNDYTETNAWTFAFTAPQDTRGLANLYGGRAGLAGKLDAYFSTPETASKEFAGSYGQVIHEMTEARDTRMGMYGHSNQPSHHIGYLYDAAGQPWKTQEKVREAMSRLYLGSEIGQGYPGDEDNGEMSAWYIFSSLGFYPLVMGQGEYAVGSPLFTRATVHLENGRDLTIKAPRNNARNIYVQGLRVNGKPWNSTALPHRLLAHGGTLDFTMGDRPSAWGTAADSAPTSITQDDKVPCPPADRSDPTAGPLFDNTSGTSATFSTASATLTAPARITSYTLTSAEHAAAPSDWQLEGSTDGQHWQMVDHRAGEHFTWDRQTRVFAIERPGDFRHYRLRTGGETTLAEMELLS; this is encoded by the coding sequence GTGCGGATCGGATACCGGCACCGTCCACTGCGGGGGATCACCCGCCCCGCCGCCCTCGCGGCGGCCGCGCTACTCGTCGTCACCGTGCCCGGCCCGGCACAGGCCGCGCCGCCCCGAAAGCACCGGGGGGCCACGGAGTTCCACTCCTCCTTCGAATCCGGCGAACCGCAGCCGGACTGGACCGACAGCGTCGACACCGGCCCCGACGGCACACCGCGGGCCTCGGGCGTCAGCCCGCAGACGGCCCCCGCCGCGCCCGGCATGACCACCCGGGCCGACACCGGCCCGGCCGACTCCCCCACCGCCAAGGCGCACGCCGGCTTCAGCGGCACCCATGCGCTGCGCTACTCCGGCACCCATACCGCCGACGGCCACGGCTACTCGTACAACAAGATCTTCGACGTCAATGTCCCCGTCACGTCGGTCACTTCGCTCTCGTACAAGATCTTCCCCGAGATGACGAAGAGCGATCCGGACTATCCGGCGACCCACACCGCCGTGGACCTCGCCTTCACCGACGGCACCTACCTCAGCGAGCTGTCCGCCGTCGACCAGCACGGCGCGCCGCTGACCCCGCAGGGCCAGGCCGCCTCCAAGACGCTCTACGCCAACCAGTGGAACAGCCGGGAGTCGCGGATCGGCGCGGTCGCCGCCGGCAAGACCGTCGACCGGATCCTGGTCGGCTACGACGCGCCCCGGGCGCCGCGGACCGCACCGGCCTTCCGCGGCTGGGTCGACGACATCGCCCTCGGCCCCAAGGCGCCGGAGAGGCCGCTCGCGCACCTCTCCGACTACGCCGTCACCACCCGCGGCACGCTCTCCAGCGGCAGCTTCTCGCGCGGCAACACCTTCCCCGCCACCGCCGTCCCCAACGGGTTCAACTTCTGGACCCCGGTGACCAACGCGGGCTCCGCCGACTGGCTCTACGAGTACGCGCGGAAGAACAACGCCGACAACCTCCCCACCCTCCAGGCCTTCAGCGCCAGCCATGAGCCGAGCCCGTGGATGGGCGACCGGCAGACCTTCCAGGTCATGCCGTCCGCCGTGGCCGGCACCCCGGACGCTTCCCGCACCGGCCGTGCGCTGCCGTTCCACCACGCCAACGAGACCGCGAAGCCGCACTACTACGGCGTGACCTTCGACAACGGCCTCAAGACGGAGATCACCCCGACCGACCACGCCGCGCTGATGCGCTTCACCTTCCCCGGCGACCAGGCAAGCTTGATCTTCGACAACGTCAACAACAAGGGCGGGCTGAGCCTGGACACCGAGCGCGGCATCGTCACCGGCTTCTCGGACGTCCGGAGCGGACTCTCCGTCGGCGCCACCCGGCTCTTCGTCTACGGCGTCTTCGACGCCCCGGTCACCGGCGGCGGGAAACTCGCAAACGGGGGGTGCGGCGTCAGCCGCTCCAGTGGAGCCGGTGCTTGCACCGGCGGCAAGGACGTCACCGGATATCTCCGCTTCAAGCCCGGTTCGGACCGCACGGTGACCATGCGGATCGCCACCTCCCTGATCAGCGTGGACCAGGCCAGAGCCAATCTGACCCGGGAGATCCCGGCCGGCGCGACCTTCGCGGGTGTCCGGGCCCGGGCGCAATCGCAGTGGGACGACCTCCTGGGCCGGATCGAGGTCCAAGGGGCGAGCCGCGATCAGCTCACCACCCTCTACTCCAACCTCTACCGCCTCTACCTCTACCCCAACTCCGGTTTTGAGAAGGTCGGTTCACGCAGCCGCTACGCGTCCCCCTTCTCGCCGCAGACCGGCCAGGACACCCCGACCCACACCGGCTCGAAGATCGTCGACGGCGAGGTGTACGTCAACAACGGCTTCTGGGACACCTACCGGACCACCTGGCCCGCCTACTCCCTGCTCACCCCGAAGCGGGCCGGGAAAATGGTCGACGGCTTCGTCCAGCAATTCAAGGACGGCGGCTGGATGTCCCGCTGGTCCTCGCCCGGCTATGCGGACCTGATGACCGGGACGAGTTCCGATGTGGCCTTCGCCGATGCCTACGCCAAGGGGGTGAAGTTCGACGCCGAGGCGGCCTACGCCGCGGCCGTCAAGAACGCCACCGTCGCCCCGCCGAACCCCGGCGTCGGCCGTAAGGGCATGAACACCGCGCCCTTCCTCGGCTATACGAGCACCGATACCCGGGAGGGCATGTCCTGGGCGCTGGAGGGCTATCTCAACGACTTCGGCATCGCCCGTATGGGCAAGGCCCTGTACGAGAAGACCAAAAAACCCCGCTACAAGGAAGAATCCGCCTATTTCCTGGGCCGTGCCCAGAACTACGTCAAGCTCTTCGACGACAAGGTCGGCTTCTTCCAGGGCAAGGATGCCCAGGGCCGCTGGCGGCTGCCCCCGGACACCTTCGACCCCCGGGTCTGGGGCAACGACTACACCGAGACCAACGCCTGGACCTTCGCCTTCACCGCACCGCAGGACACCAGGGGCCTGGCCAACCTCTACGGCGGCCGCGCCGGCCTGGCCGGAAAACTGGACGCCTATTTCTCCACCCCGGAGACCGCGTCCAAGGAATTCGCCGGCTCCTACGGCCAGGTGATCCATGAAATGACCGAGGCCCGCGACACCCGTATGGGCATGTACGGACACAGCAATCAGCCCTCGCACCACATCGGCTACTTGTATGACGCGGCCGGCCAACCCTGGAAGACCCAGGAAAAGGTCCGCGAGGCGATGTCCCGGCTCTACCTCGGCAGTGAGATCGGCCAGGGATATCCGGGCGACGAGGACAACGGCGAGATGTCCGCCTGGTACATCTTCAGCTCACTCGGCTTCTATCCGCTGGTGATGGGCCAGGGCGAATACGCGGTGGGCTCCCCGCTGTTCACCCGGGCCACGGTCCACCTGGAAAACGGCCGCGACCTCACCATCAAGGCCCCGCGCAACAACGCGCGCAACATCTATGTCCAAGGCCTCCGGGTGAACGGCAAGCCCTGGAATTCCACCGCTCTGCCGCACCGGCTCCTGGCCCACGGCGGCACCCTGGACTTCACCATGGGCGACCGCCCCTCCGCCTGGGGCACCGCGGCGGACTCCGCCCCCACGTCGATCACCCAGGACGACAAGGTGCCCTGCCCGCCCGCCGACCGGTCGGACCCCACGGCCGGCCCGCTGTTCGACAACACCTCGGGAACCTCTGCCACCTTCAGCACCGCCTCGGCCACGCTGACCGCGCCCGCCCGGATCACGTCCTACACCCTGACCTCCGCGGAGCACGCCGCGGCACCGTCGGACTGGCAGCTGGAGGGCTCCACCGACGGCCAACACTGGCAGATGGTCGACCACCGCGCCGGCGAACACTTCACCTGGGACCGCCAGACACGGGTGTTCGCCATCGAACGGCCCGGCGACTTCCGCCACTACCGACTCCGCACCGGCGGTGAAACCACCCTGGCGGAGATGGAACTACTGAGCTGA